Proteins co-encoded in one Pseudomonadota bacterium genomic window:
- a CDS encoding acetyl-CoA carboxylase biotin carboxyl carrier protein, translating to MDIRKVKKLIELLEESGIAELEIREGEESVRISRNSQAPTTTYVTAPQMAPQSATAAPVPHDAPTPPAPVEHQGHTVTAPMVGTFYRAPSPGSKVFVEEGQSVKEGDTLCIIEAMKMLNQIEADRSGVIKKILAENAQPVEFGQPLFVIE from the coding sequence ATGGATATTCGCAAAGTCAAGAAACTCATAGAACTACTCGAAGAGTCGGGCATCGCTGAGTTGGAGATACGCGAGGGCGAGGAGTCCGTGCGCATCAGCCGCAACTCTCAGGCTCCCACTACCACCTATGTAACGGCACCCCAGATGGCCCCGCAATCGGCCACCGCGGCGCCGGTGCCGCATGATGCACCCACGCCACCGGCACCCGTGGAACACCAGGGTCACACGGTAACCGCACCCATGGTGGGCACTTTTTACCGGGCACCTTCGCCGGGGAGCAAGGTATTCGTCGAAGAGGGGCAGAGCGTCAAGGAGGGCGATACGCTCTGCATTATCGAAGCGATGAAGATGCTCAATCAGATCGAGGCCGACCGCTCCGGCGTGATAAAAAAAATTCTCGCGGAAAACGCTCAGCCCGTGGAGTTCGGACAGCCCCTTTTCGTCATCGAGTAA